The following are encoded together in the Thermomonas brevis genome:
- a CDS encoding DUF456 domain-containing protein, producing MDPTALYYLIAALLVLVGLAGTVLPALPGLPLMFAGMLLAAWAGDFRHVGAPTLAVLAVLTLISVAVDFWATAHGAKRVGASRMAMLGAAIGTLFGIFLGLPGLLLGPFAGAVAGELLHRRNLQADTLGHAAKVGAGTWLGILLGTALKLALAFAMLGLFALAWWL from the coding sequence ATGGACCCGACCGCGCTGTACTACCTGATCGCCGCCCTGCTGGTGCTGGTGGGCCTGGCCGGCACCGTGCTGCCGGCGCTGCCCGGCCTGCCGCTGATGTTCGCCGGCATGCTGCTGGCGGCGTGGGCCGGCGACTTCCGGCACGTCGGCGCGCCGACGCTGGCCGTGCTGGCGGTGCTGACCCTGATATCCGTGGCGGTGGATTTCTGGGCCACCGCGCACGGCGCCAAGCGCGTCGGCGCCAGCCGGATGGCGATGCTCGGCGCCGCCATCGGCACGCTGTTCGGGATCTTCCTCGGCCTGCCCGGCCTGCTGCTCGGCCCGTTCGCCGGCGCGGTGGCCGGCGAACTGCTGCATCGGCGCAACCTGCAGGCGGACACGCTGGGCCACGCCGCCAAGGTCGGCGCCGGCACCTGGCTCGGCATCCTGCTCGGCACCGCGCTCAAGCTGGCGCTGGCGTTCGCGATGCTGGGGCTGTTCGCGCTGGCGTGGTGGCTGTAG
- the rnd gene encoding ribonuclease D yields MTHWIDTPDALRARLVNPPAAIGLDTEFIRERTYWPQLALVQIALGETDDDILLVDPLKPGMCEALAPLLADASVLKLMHSPSEDLVAFWHACKTLPAPLFDTQAAAALCGLGAGLGYQKLVQAVTGVELAKGETRSDWLRRPLSPAQLDYAADDVRHLHALHRELQSRLAAAGREAWLAEDSARQLANAASDEGDRWPHLSMRSAQFLDAAGQRRLLRLLRWRETQARSSDRPRSWILDNELAATLARANPADRTAFQRLLDAAPKAPRGLRDALWQALTTPLPDEADAPLARGDDRDKKQLRALQDAVAAVAAEQQLPEGVLASRKLLEALQDGGGWTGPLAGWRRTLLEPRLSPLL; encoded by the coding sequence ATGACGCACTGGATCGATACCCCCGACGCGCTGCGCGCGCGCCTCGTCAACCCTCCCGCCGCCATCGGCCTGGACACCGAATTCATCCGTGAGCGCACCTACTGGCCGCAGCTGGCGCTGGTGCAGATCGCCCTGGGCGAAACCGACGATGACATCCTGCTGGTCGACCCGCTGAAGCCCGGCATGTGCGAGGCGCTGGCCCCGCTGCTGGCCGACGCCTCCGTGCTCAAGCTGATGCACAGCCCCAGCGAGGACCTGGTGGCTTTCTGGCACGCCTGCAAGACGCTGCCGGCGCCGCTGTTCGACACCCAGGCTGCCGCCGCGCTGTGCGGACTGGGCGCGGGCCTCGGCTACCAGAAGCTGGTGCAGGCCGTCACCGGCGTCGAACTGGCGAAGGGCGAAACCCGCTCCGACTGGCTGCGCCGCCCGCTCTCGCCCGCCCAGCTCGACTACGCCGCCGACGACGTGCGCCACCTGCACGCCCTGCACCGCGAACTGCAATCGCGGCTGGCCGCCGCCGGCCGCGAAGCGTGGCTGGCCGAAGACAGCGCCCGCCAGCTCGCCAACGCCGCCAGCGACGAGGGCGACCGCTGGCCGCACCTGTCGATGCGCAGCGCCCAGTTCCTCGACGCCGCCGGCCAGCGCCGCCTGCTGCGACTGCTGCGCTGGCGCGAAACGCAGGCGCGCAGCAGCGACCGCCCGCGCAGCTGGATCCTCGACAACGAACTGGCGGCCACGCTGGCCCGCGCCAACCCCGCCGACCGCACCGCCTTCCAGAGGCTTCTGGACGCCGCCCCGAAAGCCCCGCGCGGCCTGCGCGACGCGCTCTGGCAGGCGCTGACCACGCCCCTGCCCGACGAAGCCGACGCCCCGCTGGCGCGCGGCGACGACCGCGACAAGAAGCAGCTGCGCGCCCTGCAGGACGCGGTCGCCGCCGTCGCCGCCGAACAGCAGCTGCCGGAAGGCGTACTGGCCTCGCGCAAGCTGCTGGAAGCCCTGCAGGACGGCGGCGGCTGGACCGGCCCGCTGGCCGGCTGGCGCCGCACCCTGCTGGAACCGCGCCTGTCGCCGCTGCTTTGA
- a CDS encoding formylglycine-generating enzyme family protein has product MRAGGFLIVALVLLAGCKPQPAAPALERVPVPKQERLPAQEGRVSISGDDALAGVLSWTLPEVHVDSPSKARAAARRALAKGDLFETADSAIPLLLALQKAQPGNEQDAHLLEKAQAALLSQAWTALAEDEDLASLRYAQRHGTVLRTLWPAQPEVREYLDAVDRVGQAFELGMAGERAMRAGNLDAPGGALELFRKAQALWPAQARAQRGIAAVESALIVGAQAKAAAGDFNGAYLELARAERVRHDTQTIPAARERIEVLRADRIRRLGDEGLMALGDPGGLQVARERLAEMLSIALPGDAASVALRQRIDLVGHYGLFRPGQVFTDEMPDASRGPELSVLPRGGFLMGAAADEPDASADEQPRHRVDFERGFAMTRREITIGQFRRFVEATGYVPRATQRGHSMAYDARSGNFLRGSGIDWRSGYDGRPAADGMPVIHVTARDAEAYAAWLSEQTGVHYRLPSEAEFEYALRAGVQGRYPWGNGAPPAESENLAGGRDVSPQGRRWSNAFPGYGDGRWGPAPAGSFAPNAFGLYDMAGNVSEWVADCWHKGYRRAPANGAAWVNPGCRTRMYRGGSWASAPAQARSAWRMSGGVDVTNARVGFRLVRQL; this is encoded by the coding sequence TTGCGCGCAGGCGGTTTCCTCATCGTGGCGCTGGTGCTGCTGGCGGGCTGCAAGCCGCAGCCGGCGGCGCCCGCGCTGGAGCGGGTGCCGGTGCCGAAGCAGGAACGGCTGCCCGCGCAGGAAGGGCGGGTGAGCATCAGTGGCGACGACGCGCTGGCCGGGGTGCTGAGCTGGACGCTGCCCGAGGTGCATGTCGACAGTCCGTCGAAGGCCCGCGCCGCCGCGCGCCGGGCGCTGGCGAAGGGCGACCTGTTCGAGACCGCGGACTCGGCCATCCCGCTGCTGCTGGCCTTGCAGAAGGCGCAGCCGGGCAACGAACAGGACGCGCACCTGCTGGAGAAGGCGCAGGCCGCGCTGCTGTCGCAGGCGTGGACGGCGCTGGCGGAGGACGAGGACCTGGCCTCGCTGCGCTACGCCCAGCGCCACGGCACGGTGCTGCGCACGCTGTGGCCGGCGCAGCCGGAGGTGCGGGAATACCTGGATGCGGTGGACCGGGTGGGGCAGGCGTTCGAACTGGGCATGGCCGGCGAGCGGGCCATGCGCGCCGGCAACCTGGACGCGCCGGGCGGCGCGCTGGAACTGTTTCGCAAGGCGCAGGCGCTGTGGCCGGCGCAGGCGCGCGCGCAGCGCGGCATCGCCGCGGTCGAATCGGCGCTGATCGTCGGCGCGCAGGCGAAGGCGGCGGCCGGCGATTTCAACGGCGCCTATCTGGAGCTGGCACGCGCGGAGCGGGTCCGCCACGACACGCAGACCATTCCCGCGGCGCGCGAACGCATCGAGGTGCTGCGCGCCGACCGCATCCGCCGGCTGGGCGACGAAGGGCTGATGGCGCTGGGCGATCCGGGCGGATTGCAGGTCGCGCGCGAGCGGCTGGCCGAAATGCTGAGCATCGCGCTGCCCGGCGACGCCGCCAGCGTGGCGCTGCGCCAGCGCATCGACCTGGTCGGCCATTACGGCCTGTTCCGCCCCGGCCAGGTGTTCACCGACGAGATGCCCGACGCCAGCCGCGGCCCGGAGCTGAGCGTGCTGCCGCGTGGCGGCTTCCTGATGGGCGCGGCGGCGGACGAGCCGGACGCCAGCGCGGACGAACAGCCGCGGCACCGGGTGGATTTCGAGCGCGGCTTCGCGATGACCCGGCGCGAGATCACGATCGGCCAGTTCCGCCGCTTCGTCGAGGCCACCGGCTACGTGCCGCGCGCCACCCAGCGCGGGCATTCGATGGCCTACGACGCGCGCAGCGGCAACTTCCTGCGCGGCAGCGGCATCGACTGGCGCTCCGGCTACGACGGCCGGCCGGCCGCCGACGGCATGCCGGTGATCCACGTCACCGCGCGCGACGCCGAGGCCTACGCGGCCTGGCTGTCGGAACAGACCGGCGTGCACTACCGGCTGCCCAGCGAGGCGGAGTTCGAATACGCCCTGCGCGCGGGCGTGCAGGGCCGCTATCCCTGGGGCAACGGCGCGCCGCCGGCGGAGTCGGAAAACCTGGCCGGCGGCCGCGACGTGTCGCCGCAGGGGCGACGCTGGAGCAATGCCTTCCCCGGCTACGGCGACGGCCGCTGGGGGCCGGCGCCGGCCGGCAGCTTCGCGCCCAACGCGTTCGGCCTGTACGACATGGCCGGCAACGTCAGCGAATGGGTGGCGGACTGCTGGCACAAGGGCTACCGGCGCGCGCCGGCGAACGGCGCGGCCTGGGTGAATCCGGGCTGCCGCACCCGCATGTACCGCGGCGGCTCCTGGGCCAGCGCGCCGGCGCAGGCGCGTTCGGCTTGGCGGATGTCGGGCGGCGTCGACGTCACCAACGCGCGGGTGGGGTTCCGGCTGGTGCGGCAGCTCTAG
- the gluQRS gene encoding tRNA glutamyl-Q(34) synthetase GluQRS, protein MPAYRGRFAPSPTGPLHAGSLLAALGSWLLARQAGGQWLVRIEDVDPPREVAGAAQAQLATLAAFGLHPDGGVDYQSERGHLYLAALERLLADGLAFECHCSRSELAAVGGIHRRCVAAQPRPDPAIRLRVPDGCEIAFDDAVHGRIVQRVDTEVGDFVLRRSDGLWAYQLAVVVDDAEQGITDVVRGADLLDSTPRQRLLQRALGLPTPRYAHLPLLLGADGRKLSKSEAALPVSLDDPLATLRLLWACLGQAPLADERTRTTAEFLREAVAAFHLERVPTRAPPVSAAAHNANANSRA, encoded by the coding sequence ATGCCCGCCTATCGCGGCCGCTTCGCCCCGTCGCCCACCGGCCCGCTGCACGCCGGTTCGCTGCTGGCCGCGCTGGGCAGCTGGCTGCTGGCGCGGCAGGCCGGCGGGCAGTGGCTGGTGCGGATTGAGGACGTGGATCCGCCGCGCGAGGTCGCCGGCGCGGCGCAGGCGCAGTTGGCGACGCTGGCCGCGTTCGGCCTGCATCCGGACGGCGGCGTCGACTACCAGAGTGAGCGCGGCCACCTCTACTTGGCCGCGCTGGAGCGCCTGCTGGCCGACGGCCTCGCCTTCGAATGCCATTGCAGCCGCAGCGAGCTGGCGGCGGTCGGCGGCATCCACCGCCGCTGCGTGGCCGCGCAGCCGCGGCCCGATCCCGCCATCCGCCTGCGCGTGCCGGACGGCTGCGAGATCGCCTTCGACGACGCCGTGCACGGCCGCATCGTCCAGCGCGTGGACACGGAGGTCGGCGATTTCGTCCTGCGCCGCAGCGACGGCCTATGGGCCTACCAGCTCGCGGTGGTGGTGGACGACGCCGAGCAGGGCATCACCGACGTGGTGCGCGGCGCCGACCTGCTGGACTCCACCCCGCGCCAGCGCCTGCTGCAGCGCGCGCTGGGCCTGCCGACGCCGCGCTACGCGCACCTGCCGCTGCTGCTGGGCGCGGACGGCCGGAAGCTGTCGAAATCGGAGGCGGCGCTGCCGGTGTCCCTCGACGATCCGCTAGCCACCTTGCGCCTGCTGTGGGCCTGCCTCGGGCAGGCGCCGCTGGCGGACGAACGGACGCGGACGACAGCGGAGTTCCTGCGCGAAGCCGTCGCCGCCTTTCACCTGGAACGCGTGCCGACGCGGGCGCCGCCGGTCTCCGCCGCAGCGCACAACGCAAATGCAAACAGCCGTGCCTAG
- a CDS encoding tyrosine-type recombinase/integrase: MALTDTTIRKAKPGAKPVKLVDGNGLFLLLQPAGGRWWRFRYRFGGKEKMLSLGTYPAVGLQDARDRRDEARRLVASGTDPSAKRQTDKDASHKAAANTFEAVSREWYAKQKKSWTDSYSSKVIRRLEADIFPWLGARPIGGITAADLLKHLERIEERGAIETAHRALQTCGAVFRYAIRTGRAENDPSGALKGALTPWRPMPFAAATTPAAAADLLRKIDTSTSRIVTRSALRLAPLLFARPGEIVRMRWEELDLDAGQWRYFVTKTQRTHIAALSAQAVAILRDLQAVTGRKEYVFPGAREPRHHMSGNAILVAARRAGVEKDESTIHGFRHMASTLLNEMGRWNPDAIEAALTHKMPGVRGIYNQAQYLDERKRMMQAWADYLDVLRAGANVVPIKRSA, encoded by the coding sequence ATGGCGCTCACGGACACCACCATCCGCAAGGCCAAACCCGGCGCCAAGCCGGTCAAGCTGGTGGACGGAAACGGCCTATTTCTGCTGTTGCAGCCGGCGGGTGGGCGCTGGTGGCGGTTCCGATACCGCTTCGGCGGCAAGGAGAAGATGCTCAGCCTGGGCACCTACCCCGCCGTCGGCCTACAGGACGCAAGAGACCGACGAGATGAGGCCCGCCGGTTGGTGGCCTCCGGGACGGACCCCAGCGCCAAACGCCAGACAGACAAGGATGCAAGCCACAAGGCCGCGGCCAACACCTTCGAGGCCGTCTCCCGCGAGTGGTACGCCAAGCAGAAGAAAAGCTGGACGGACAGCTACAGCTCCAAGGTCATCCGCCGGCTGGAGGCCGACATCTTCCCGTGGTTGGGCGCCCGTCCAATTGGCGGGATTACCGCCGCCGACCTGCTGAAGCACCTGGAACGCATCGAGGAACGCGGCGCCATCGAAACCGCGCACCGGGCGCTGCAGACATGCGGCGCGGTATTCCGCTACGCCATCCGCACCGGCCGCGCAGAAAACGATCCTTCCGGCGCGCTGAAGGGCGCGCTGACCCCATGGCGGCCCATGCCCTTCGCTGCGGCCACCACGCCGGCCGCCGCTGCCGACCTGTTGCGCAAGATCGACACCAGCACCAGCCGCATCGTGACCCGCAGTGCCCTGCGCTTGGCGCCGCTGCTATTCGCCCGGCCCGGCGAGATCGTCCGCATGCGCTGGGAGGAACTGGATCTGGACGCCGGCCAGTGGCGCTATTTCGTCACCAAGACGCAGCGCACGCACATCGCCGCGCTGTCCGCGCAGGCGGTCGCCATTCTGCGCGACCTGCAAGCGGTGACCGGGCGCAAGGAGTACGTGTTCCCCGGCGCGCGCGAACCACGCCACCACATGAGCGGCAACGCCATCCTGGTGGCCGCGCGCCGCGCTGGCGTGGAAAAGGACGAAAGCACCATCCACGGCTTCCGGCACATGGCCAGCACCCTGCTCAACGAAATGGGGCGCTGGAACCCCGACGCAATCGAGGCCGCGCTCACGCACAAGATGCCGGGCGTGCGCGGGATCTACAATCAAGCGCAGTACCTGGACGAGCGCAAGCGCATGATGCAGGCGTGGGCCGATTACCTGGACGTGCTGCGCGCAGGCGCCAACGTGGTGCCAATCAAGCGCAGCGCCTGA
- a CDS encoding glycine zipper 2TM domain-containing protein produces MAVRIPTLFGTAALALALGAGTGCASTAPSSYGNDYGGGYGNRYGNTCSNCGTVTSITVGGASGTKGAVIGGIIGAVAGHEISSHTGGSKGNQNLSAVAGAAAGAAAGNAIQKNRSDGYTVHVRMDDGRTTTVTQMNVSGFHEGSRVRIENGQAYLQ; encoded by the coding sequence ATGGCCGTTCGCATCCCCACCCTCTTCGGCACCGCCGCGCTCGCCCTGGCGCTGGGCGCCGGCACCGGCTGCGCCAGCACCGCGCCGTCCAGCTACGGCAACGACTACGGCGGCGGTTACGGCAACCGCTACGGCAACACCTGCAGCAACTGCGGCACCGTCACCAGCATCACCGTGGGCGGCGCGTCCGGCACCAAGGGCGCGGTCATCGGCGGCATCATCGGCGCGGTGGCCGGCCACGAGATTTCCTCGCACACCGGCGGCAGCAAGGGCAACCAGAACCTGTCCGCGGTGGCCGGCGCGGCCGCCGGCGCCGCTGCTGGCAACGCGATCCAGAAGAACCGCAGCGACGGTTACACCGTGCACGTGCGCATGGACGACGGCCGCACCACCACGGTGACGCAGATGAACGTCTCCGGCTTCCACGAGGGTTCGCGGGTCCGCATCGAAAACGGGCAGGCCTACCTGCAATAA
- a CDS encoding M48 family metallopeptidase: protein MNQNPLGNRRGGLRIWVLLAFAAYAAYYWFSNRSIDPLTGQAVVIDRSISPEQEKALGLQAYQEVLQQERPLPADAQASQQVAAIAQRLIAKIPPVSDALAAEHGLQASHIEKSFDWKVTVLQSEQVNAFCLPGGKMAVYTGLLPVAQNADAMAVVMGHEIAHALLRHGAQRMTRGKLEQLGQMAGAASGMDSGTLQTVMQAYGYGSALPYARSQETQADELGLMLAAAACFDPRQAVPLWERMDKNSGGGAPPEFASTHPSAGTRIQQLEALMPKALDYRAKFCESAATAGAGMR, encoded by the coding sequence ATGAACCAGAATCCGTTGGGAAACCGCAGGGGCGGCCTGCGCATCTGGGTGCTGCTCGCGTTCGCCGCCTATGCGGCCTACTACTGGTTCTCCAACCGCAGCATCGACCCGCTGACCGGGCAGGCGGTGGTGATCGACAGGAGCATCTCGCCGGAGCAGGAAAAGGCGCTCGGCCTGCAGGCCTACCAGGAAGTGCTGCAGCAGGAGCGCCCCCTTCCTGCCGATGCGCAGGCATCGCAGCAGGTGGCGGCCATCGCGCAGCGGCTGATCGCCAAGATCCCGCCGGTGTCCGACGCGCTGGCCGCCGAACACGGCCTGCAGGCCAGCCACATCGAGAAGTCCTTCGACTGGAAGGTGACGGTGCTGCAGTCCGAGCAAGTCAACGCGTTCTGCCTGCCCGGCGGCAAGATGGCGGTCTATACCGGCCTGCTGCCGGTGGCGCAGAACGCCGATGCGATGGCGGTGGTGATGGGCCACGAGATCGCCCACGCCCTGTTGCGCCACGGCGCGCAGCGCATGACCCGCGGCAAGCTGGAACAGCTCGGGCAGATGGCCGGTGCGGCCAGCGGCATGGATTCGGGCACGCTGCAGACGGTGATGCAGGCCTACGGCTATGGCAGCGCGCTGCCGTACGCGCGCAGCCAGGAGACCCAGGCCGATGAACTGGGCCTGATGCTGGCCGCCGCCGCCTGCTTCGATCCGCGGCAGGCGGTGCCGCTGTGGGAGCGCATGGACAAGAACTCGGGCGGCGGCGCGCCGCCGGAATTCGCCTCCACCCACCCCAGCGCCGGCACCCGCATCCAGCAGCTGGAGGCGCTGATGCCGAAGGCGCTCGACTATCGCGCGAAGTTCTGCGAAAGCGCCGCCACCGCGGGCGCGGGCATGCGCTGA
- a CDS encoding cytochrome c, which yields MSNPDPAKPASARSSNAGRYLFLLILGLVVGAVATVMLLRALEARKDHFPGALMEVQGWHMGQLKAAMEQNRCNATDVLPHLQALRTMGNDLEPAFPDLRDDERFRTAAAAMRAAADKAIAAPPLSCESLAATMKSLGDSCKACHRDFRG from the coding sequence ATGTCCAATCCCGATCCCGCCAAGCCCGCTTCCGCACGTTCGTCCAACGCCGGGCGCTACCTGTTCCTGCTGATCCTCGGCCTGGTGGTCGGCGCGGTCGCCACGGTGATGCTGCTGCGCGCGCTGGAAGCCCGCAAGGACCATTTCCCCGGCGCGCTGATGGAAGTGCAGGGCTGGCACATGGGCCAGCTCAAGGCGGCGATGGAGCAGAACCGCTGCAACGCCACCGACGTGCTGCCGCATCTGCAGGCGCTGCGGACGATGGGCAATGATCTGGAACCGGCCTTCCCCGACCTGCGCGACGACGAGCGCTTCCGCACCGCCGCCGCGGCGATGCGGGCCGCCGCCGACAAGGCGATCGCGGCGCCGCCGCTGAGCTGCGAGAGTCTGGCGGCGACGATGAAATCGCTCGGCGATTCCTGCAAGGCCTGCCACCGCGATTTCCGCGGCTGA
- the htpX gene encoding protease HtpX: protein MFKRVSLFLATNLAVLALVSIVMSILGVNPQQFNGLLVMAALFGFGGSIVSLLMSKWIAKRTTGARVIEQPRNEAEQWLLATVRRQAEAAGIGMPEVAIYDAPEINAFATGANRNNALVAVSTGLLRAMNRDEAEAVLGHEVSHVANGDMVTMALLQGVLNTFVIVLARVVGRVVDGAIGGNRDSGGPGFGYYIIVFVLEMVFGLFASMIAMWFSRHREFRADAGGAALAGRQKMVAALERLAQMHGASTLPKQVAAFGISGGVGHGLQRLLMSHPPLEERIAALRQGG from the coding sequence ATGTTCAAGCGCGTGTCCTTGTTCCTTGCGACCAACCTGGCGGTGCTGGCGCTGGTCAGCATCGTGATGTCCATCCTCGGGGTGAACCCGCAGCAGTTCAACGGGCTGCTGGTGATGGCGGCGCTGTTCGGCTTCGGCGGCTCGATCGTCTCGCTGCTGATGTCGAAGTGGATCGCCAAGCGCACCACCGGCGCCCGCGTCATCGAGCAGCCGCGCAACGAGGCCGAGCAGTGGCTGCTGGCGACCGTGCGCCGGCAGGCCGAGGCGGCCGGCATCGGCATGCCCGAGGTCGCCATCTACGACGCGCCGGAAATCAACGCCTTCGCCACTGGCGCCAACCGCAACAACGCGCTGGTGGCGGTGTCCACCGGCCTGCTGCGGGCGATGAACCGCGACGAGGCCGAGGCCGTGCTGGGCCACGAGGTCAGCCACGTCGCCAACGGCGACATGGTGACGATGGCGCTGCTGCAGGGCGTGCTCAACACCTTCGTGATCGTGCTGGCGCGCGTGGTCGGCCGCGTGGTGGACGGGGCGATCGGCGGCAACCGCGACAGCGGCGGGCCGGGCTTCGGCTACTACATCATCGTGTTCGTGCTGGAGATGGTGTTCGGGCTGTTCGCCTCGATGATCGCGATGTGGTTCTCGCGCCACCGCGAGTTCCGCGCCGACGCCGGCGGCGCGGCGCTGGCCGGCCGCCAGAAGATGGTGGCGGCGCTGGAACGGCTGGCGCAGATGCACGGCGCCAGCACCCTGCCCAAGCAGGTGGCGGCGTTCGGCATCAGCGGCGGGGTGGGGCACGGCCTGCAGCGGCTGCTGATGAGCCATCCGCCGCTGGAGGAGCGCATCGCCGCGCTGCGGCAGGGCGGCTGA
- a CDS encoding helix-turn-helix transcriptional regulator, translated as MESTSPPLLMPGDRLLGLPELKRLYPKSTSGIYAEIRAGKFVAPVRIGRNRVAWIESQVLEHLNRLITSAGEAAA; from the coding sequence ATGGAATCCACCTCCCCGCCCCTGCTGATGCCGGGCGATCGATTGCTGGGCCTGCCCGAACTCAAGCGCCTCTATCCCAAGAGCACGAGCGGCATCTATGCCGAGATCCGCGCTGGCAAATTCGTCGCGCCGGTACGCATCGGCCGCAACCGTGTCGCTTGGATCGAAAGCCAAGTCCTGGAGCACCTCAACCGACTGATTACATCTGCCGGCGAAGCGGCAGCGTGA
- the phbB gene encoding acetoacetyl-CoA reductase has protein sequence MTSRVALVTGGTGGIGTAIVKRLAGMGHKVATNYRNEEKARAWQEKMKADGYDVAIVKGDVTSPQEAEAMVREVEATLGPIDILVNNAGITRDGTFHKMKADQWGDVINTNLNSCFNVTRPVIEGMRERKWGRVIQISSINGLKGQYGQANYAAAKAGMHGFTISLARENARNGVTVNTISPGYIATDMVMAVPEEVRAKIVADIPTGRLGTPEEIAYGVGFLADEQAGWITGSNLDINGGHHMGW, from the coding sequence ATGACTTCCAGGGTTGCACTGGTCACCGGCGGCACCGGCGGCATCGGCACCGCCATCGTCAAGCGCCTGGCCGGCATGGGCCACAAGGTCGCCACCAACTACCGCAACGAGGAGAAGGCGCGCGCCTGGCAGGAAAAGATGAAGGCGGACGGTTACGACGTCGCCATCGTCAAGGGCGACGTGACCTCGCCGCAGGAGGCCGAGGCGATGGTGCGCGAGGTCGAGGCGACGCTCGGCCCGATCGACATCCTGGTCAACAACGCCGGCATCACCCGCGACGGCACCTTCCACAAGATGAAGGCCGACCAATGGGGCGACGTGATCAACACCAACCTCAACTCCTGCTTCAACGTCACCCGCCCGGTGATCGAGGGCATGCGCGAGCGCAAGTGGGGCCGGGTCATCCAGATCAGCTCGATCAACGGCCTAAAGGGGCAGTACGGGCAGGCCAACTACGCGGCGGCGAAGGCCGGCATGCACGGCTTCACCATTTCGCTGGCGCGCGAGAACGCCCGCAACGGCGTCACCGTCAACACCATCTCGCCCGGCTACATCGCCACCGACATGGTGATGGCGGTGCCGGAGGAAGTGCGCGCCAAGATCGTCGCCGACATCCCCACCGGCCGCCTCGGCACGCCGGAGGAGATCGCCTACGGCGTGGGCTTCCTGGCCGACGAGCAGGCCGGCTGGATCACCGGCTCCAACCTCGACATCAATGGCGGGCACCACATGGGCTGGTAA